One Cuculus canorus isolate bCucCan1 chromosome 1, bCucCan1.pri, whole genome shotgun sequence DNA segment encodes these proteins:
- the EXPH5 gene encoding exophilin-5 isoform X3, protein MLHKREGFCGDTEDANKRYDSSASPPAKAEEMATAEMCNSPMSAETSGPSFDANQNEVMEKSTQEWNEQLEEEFFSILNDLDDQLAQEQAKDPLDRTVSTGSASNIQYSSVFPTSKRQTANREQHRNDWSDIPSMFFPDGLRTIRAKDEHKLFMRPRKLHSAYINWHQTAFQEDSKYGDTVDGNPHLLSKRLSSVSFGRSSEGSLYPPSVTQNSGFRHRTCMNRDTAGRSYSVCSLRRCPSSVSSDQLSASGLQQPLARESNNGFVPRFGRQNPKRIPLSSIVWNNTADSPGQTQEKMFKTQSLMEFHATDHCRNSSSLQETKKYACYHSKHHYKRSISSSNCFSRVSSPDKATSPLPFDNWENYPLYKSESNLSRSYCRDASLGKLYANQKNSYGKKDSYCSWADIPQYYSDEVFISPEASFDVIMANLNDQQWSHAKNSKFGSQCLRNDLHVYSPENAHMKRITRSASRTSSEFSEGCQPWLSCSSAVSGIRSDESVFPNLKDQTKPIGLNRNSVVVTRRNTKADFAQLEDAEGMKLSDEDMLLQSLPQQADTNYIDTQRFPSNSPASAMWQSGASLSNTVRSKRQTQAAARGDIAKMYTSNGDKRNIQMKENDCPPNSSVFSQPPCILPADKSRKEPFLPSRKEWEHNLHYGAKRESIKQDNRSTEAINQATPKRQSSLLNVASAPSTENLASSQDILSCPPERSPCSSQSSPEALSHKDNSKCLGTRSSVNCTVTESQAKAGKSAEVSRIGVTKKISQRTLQNTSTLITKDYNGQFTTSSPQIVSSGNIYTHSFDGDPKASEHSLRYFCFEKGSGKIRGNSPCVERLHKQDSLLKHSSSCSITGSPRRNSLKSPDPLVIYYTLPRKSASIAGSITSGTPISLPRESRTRCDCLGSETACRNNAFCSNQRDVSCLESNHSFLTAASLNAATSNKVYPSPLTKSPSDSVCRSTSAELTDRCKHLSRRESCEFSDCKETGNFLQKFKTTSTFTVCVDEDHIKYHELVSIYYTLPRRHSRTFCNLFRDKQEDADLPCPKENAQSPRIRNKKNEGHVSLANVFFPSNLEKEVPSYSTSALVTSQNLGTAADSEEENSHLPPGSEKICPSKSVSMVHNRKDSSAGLPLAENVLSDMVTKEISFGGPQATAIATKSGKAISAASSSQSTEVYLKEKKEIVQTATPLVSTLSTPPKPGRRLVNPLCSTSTNKSSMQKGNSEKGCQPPKLNTTKNLNSLLLHPGKKSSLGRNSNTECADVLLSPAEDRHRDGTEVKQRVNLLHQNTRLYNNKFSGLQLRADSSRKNANNLNSCSKVLSESQNKAAVVNTASNTDPLQQLDEVFSTDTDKLKNSRIKKEQIPVITQMGTDCSGLQESERHSEGSLNVNCKDKVLRVTQDQKLTESAGDENKFLSDCTRDKVKDIEKRKNRSSIKNKLAAVYKTSRKFSSKNLPPKPHISNIFSQNDGSATSLEADLPLDSLISMDSHQPFLQLDNENQNHSLDPNKNTLRPRTTENKKNENQNDPSLLVNNTNWRSFTSSYTQKEAISPKKTTMKVENRPSLTTLFPDKAVTTRNKNSQTFELKVESKSQPVSPSATTLEPLDDEKRRASSRACSPPLPLLTDKNSNTYINSCLQEDICPEQNFTSQAALGQWQNMPQSASLKNANLHSYQLHKSHAKSQRERHLSESICARDSHETFALGSNILAKDGIRGKRFKSYSELLSCDENENWASDNEKCHSTRNLMYPSVEFGIFGKEQQLAFLQNIKRSLTEGRLWRPCLLNNPGAFRDEENPINRAELLSSSSAGSKMSSTASSPREPTDIYQEDPAAYSDSDSDTTTDDEYYLDEIDKESEL, encoded by the exons ATGCTGCACAAAAGAGAAGGCTTTTGCGGAGATACAGAAGATGCTAATAAAAG ATATGACAGTTCTGCTAGCCCACCTGCGAAAGCGGAAGAAATGGCAACG GCTGAAATGTGTAATTCCCCAATGTCAGCTGAAACAAGTGgtccttcttttgatgcaaacCAAAATGAAGTGATGGAGAAAAGTACACAGGAATGGAATGAACAGCTAGAGGAGGAATTTTTCAGCA tTCTAAATGATCTAGATGACCAGCTGGCCCAGGAACAAGCCAAAGACCCATTGGACAGGACAGTTTCTACTGGCAGCGCATCAAATATCCAATACAGTAGTGTATTCCCTACTTCAAAGAGGCAGACTGCTAATAGGGAGCAACACAGAAATGACTGGAGTGACATACCTAGCATGTTTTTCCCGGATGGACTGAGAACAATAAGAGCCAAAGATGAACACAAGCTTTTCATGAGACCAAGGAAACTACACAGTGCATATATAAACTGGCACCAGACGGCCTTTCAAGAAGATAGCAAATATGGTGATACTGTTGATGGAAATCCTCATCTGCTAAGCAAAAGgctgtcttctgtttcttttgggCGATCTTCAGAAGGTAGCTTATATCCTCCTTCTGTAACACAGAACAGCGGATTTAGGCACAGGACTTGTATGAACAGGGATACAGCTGGCAGAAGTTACTCAGTATGTTCCCTTCGGAGATGTCCTTCATCAGTATCTTCTGACCAGCTATCAGCATCTGGTTTACAACAGCCATTAGCAAGGGAGAGCAACAATGGTTTTGTACCAAGGTTTGGTAGACAGAACCCAAAGAGAATTCCTCTGTCTTCTATTGTATGGAACAACACAGCAGACTCTCCTGGACAAActcaagaaaaaatgtttaaaacccAATCACTGATGGAGTTTCATGCTACAGACCATTGTAGGAATTCTAGCTCTTTGCAAGAAACCAAGAAATATGCATGTTACCACTCAAAACACCACTACAAAAGATCTATTTCAAGCAGTAATTGCTTTAGTAGAGTCAGTAGCCCTGACAAAGCTACTTCTCCGTTGCCCTTTGATAACTGGGAGAATTATCCATTATACAAATCGGAAAGTAATCTCTCTAGATCCTACTGTAGAGATGCTTCTCTTGGCAAATTGTatgcaaaccaaaaaaattcttatggaaaaaaagacagctatTGTTCCTGGGCTGACATTCCTCAGTACTACAGTGATGAAGTATTTATTTCCCCTGAAGCCAGCTTTGACGTGATTATGGCTAATTTAAATGACCAGCAGTGGTCACATGCAAAGAATTCAAAATTTGGTTCACAGTGCCTGCGTAACGATCTTCATGTATATTCTCCAGAAAATGCACATATGAAAAGGATAACAAGAAGTGCAAGTAGAACTTCTTCAGAATTCAGTGAGGGCTGTCAGCCTTGGCTAAGTTGTAGCTCAGCAGTTTCTGGTATCAGAAGTGATGAGTCAGTCTTTCCTAATTTGAAGGACCAAACAAAACCTATAGGACTGAACAGGAATTCAGTCGTCGTTACCCGACGAAACACTAAAGCAGACTTTGCACAACTAGAAGATGCTGAAGGGATGAAACTGTCAGATGAAGACATGCTGTTACAATCACTTCCTCAGCAAGCAGATACAAACTACATTGATACCCAGAGATTTCCCTCTAACAGCCCTGCTTCTGCCATGTGGCAAAGCGGTGCATCTCTCTCTAACACAGTGAGATCAAAGAGACAAACCCAAGCCGCTGCCAGAGGAGATATTGCAAAAATGTATACATCAAATGGTGATAAAAGAAATAtacaaatgaaggaaaatgatTGCCCACCCAACAGCAGTGTTTTCAGTCAGCCTCCCTGTATTTTGCCAGCTGACAAGAGCAGGAAGGAACCTTTTCTTCCAAGCCGGAAAGAATGGGAACATAATCTCCATTATGGAGCAAAAAGAGAGAGCATCAAACAGGATAATCGGAGCACAGAAGCCATTAATCAAGCTACTCCAAAGAGACAGTCCTCCCTGCTGAATGTTGCTTCTGCTCCATCTACTGAAAATTTAGCAAGCTCTCAAGACATATTGTCCTGTCCTCCTGAACGTTCACCTTGCTCCTCACAAAGCTCTCCAGAAGCACTTTCTCATAAAGACAATTCTAAATGTTTAGGAACACGCTCTTCAGTAAATTGCACAGTTACTGAATCTCAAGCAAAAGCTGGAAAATCAGCTGAAGTGAGCAGAATAGGTGTTACCAAAAAGATTTCACAGAGAACACTGCAAAATACAAGCACTTTAATTACTAAGGACTATAATGGACAATTCACTACTAGTTCTCCACAAATTGTAAGTTCTGgaaatatttatacacacagCTTTGATGGAGATCCCAAGGCCTCTGAACATAGTTTAcgttatttttgctttgaaaaaggaAGCGGAAAAATAAGGGGTAATTCACCCTGTGTCGAAAGGCTTCACAAGCAAGATAGCTTGCTGAAACATAGCAGTAGCTGCAGCATTACTGGCTCCCCTAGAAGAAACAGCCTCAAATCTCCTGACCCACTTGTTATTTATTACACTTTGCCTAGAAAATCAGCTAGCATTGCTGGTAGCATTACATCAGGTACACCCATCTCTTTACCTAGAGAAAGCAGAACAAGGTGCGATTGTTTAGGGTCTGAAACTGCATGTAGGAACAATGCCTTTTGTTCTAATCAAAGAGATGTGTCTTGTTTAGAATCAAACCATTCGTTTTTAACAGCAGCATCACTAAATGCTGCTACAAGTAACAAAGTCTACCCCAGTCCTTTAACCAAAAGCCCTAGCGATTCAGTATGTCGTAGCACATCAGCTGAACTGACAGACAGATGTAAACATCTAAGCAGAAGAGAATCCTGTGAGTTTTCAGATTGTAAGGAGACGGGAAATTTTTTGCAGAAATTTAAAACTACAAGCACGTTTACAGTTTGTGTTGATGAAGATCATATAAAGTACCATGAACTAGTTTCAATTTATTACACCTTACCACGGAGGCACTCAAGGACATTCTGTAACCTCTTTAGAGATAAGCAAGAGGATGCAGATTTACCTTGCCCCAAAGAAAATGCTCAGTCACCAAGAATAcgaaacaagaaaaatgaaggtcATGTGAGTttagcaaatgtttttttccccagtaattTGGAAAAAGAGGTGCCTTCATATTCTACTTCAGCTCTGGTTACATCTCAGAACTTAGGAACTGCTGCTGATAGTGAAGAAGAGAATTCCCACTTACCTCCTGGCTCTGAGAAGATATGTCCTTCAAAGTCAGTGAGTATGGTACATAATAGGAAAGACAGTTCAGCAGGTCTTCCATTAGCAGAAAATGTGCTATCTGACATGGTgacaaaagaaatttcatttggTGGTCCACAAGCCACTGCAATAGCGACTAAGTCAGGTAAGgctatttctgctgcttcaagCAGCCAAAGTACAGAAGTatatctaaaagaaaagaaggaaattgtaCAAACAGCCACACCACTAGTGTCCACTTTATCAACCCCTCCCAAGCCAGGCAGACGTTTAGTCAATCCTTTATGTTCTACTTCAACAAATAAAAGTAGTATGCAGAAGGGAAACTCTGAAAAAGGGTGTCAGCCCCCTAAACTGAACACCACTAAAAATCTGAACAGTTTACTCCTCCACCCAGGCAAAAAGAGTTCCCTTGGGAGGAACAGTAACACAGAGTGTGCTGATGtgctgctttctcctgcagaagaCAGGCACAGGGATGGTACCGAAGTCAAACAGAGAGTAAATCTCCTACACCAAAACACCCGTCTGTATAATAATAAATTTAGTGGGCTGCAATTAAGGGCTGACAGttcaagaaaaaatgcaaataatttaaactcTTGTAGCAAAGTGCTTTCAGAGTCTCAGAACAAAGCAGCTGTGGTAAACACAGCTTCCAACACTGATCCATTACAACAGCTAGATGAAGTGTTTAGCACAGATACAGATAAGTTAAAGAattcaagaattaaaaaagagcaAATCCCAGTGATTACTCAGATGGGTACGGATTGTAGTGGTTTGCAGGAATCAGAGAGGCACAGTGAAGGCAGCCTCAATGTTAACTGTAAAGATAAAGTCCTCAGGGTTACACAAGATCAGAAGTTAACAGAGAGTGCAGGAGATGAGAACAAGTTTCTCTCTGACTGCACAAGAGACAAAGTCAAAgatatagaaaaaagaaaaaacaggtcttcaattaaaaataagctgGCAGCTGTTTACAAAACAAGTCGaaaattttcaagtaaaaatttACCCCCCAAACCGCACATCAGTAACATTTTTTCACAGAACGATGGAAGTGCCACTTCTTTAGAAGCAGACCTGCCCCTTGACTCATTGATTTCAATGGATTCCCATCAGCCATTCCTACAATTGGACAATGAAAATCAGAATCACAGTTTAGATCCTAACAAGAACACATTAAGACCAAGAACAACTGAGAAtaagaagaatgaaaatcagAATGATCCTTCTTTGCTTGTTAATAACACCAATTGGAGGTCTTTTACAAGCTCATACACCCAGAAGGAAGCTATCAGTCCTAAAAAAACTACCATGAAAGTGGAAAATAGGCCAAGTCTTACAACCCTATTTCCAGATAAAGCAGTAACCACAAGAAATAAGAATTCCCAAACTTTTGAACTCAAGGTAGAAAGCAAAAGCCAGCCCGTCTCTCCAAGTGCTACTACATTAGAACCACTGGATGatgagaaaagaagagcaagcaGTCGTGCCTGCAGTCCTCCCTTACCACTTCTAACTGACAAAAACTCAAACACATACATAAATAGCTGCTTGCAGGAAGACATATGTCCAGAGCAAAACTTCACTTCCCAGGCAGCGCTCGGCCAGTGGCAAAATATGCCTCAATCTGCTAGCTTAAAAAATGCTAACTTGCATAGCTATCAGTTGCACAAGAGTCATGCCAAAAGTCAGCGTGAGCGTCACCTTTCTGAGAGTATTTGTGCTCGAGATTCCCATGAGACTTTTGCCTTGGGAAGCAATATTCTAGCAAAAGATGGTATACGTGGGAAGAGATTTAAATCTTACTCGGAGCTGTTGTCTtgtgatgaaaatgaaaactgggCATCGGACAATGAAAAATGTCACAGCACTAGAAATCTCATGTATCCATCTGTTGAATTTGGTATATTTGGCAAAGAACAACAGTTGGCTTTCCTGCAAAATATCAAGAGGTCACTCACAGAAGGGCGATTATGGAGACCTTGTCTTCTTAATAACCCTGGTGCTTTCAGAGATGAGGAGAATCCTATAAACAGGGCTGAGCTTTTGAGCTCAAGTTCTGCTGGGAGCAAAATGTCATCAACTGCTTCATCCCCCCGAGAGCCAACTGATATCTATCAGGAAGACCCAGCAGCTTATTCAGACTCAGACAGTGATACCACCACTGATGATGAATACTACCTAGATGAGATAGATAAAGAATCAGAGCTTTGA
- the EXPH5 gene encoding exophilin-5 isoform X2: protein MIKSPLEHQLRKTKNTSHKELKMSSHTNHQAQKNTSASFLGFRSPFAWLFSFRKSRKNQAQKQPRYDSSASPPAKAEEMATAEMCNSPMSAETSGPSFDANQNEVMEKSTQEWNEQLEEEFFSILNDLDDQLAQEQAKDPLDRTVSTGSASNIQYSSVFPTSKRQTANREQHRNDWSDIPSMFFPDGLRTIRAKDEHKLFMRPRKLHSAYINWHQTAFQEDSKYGDTVDGNPHLLSKRLSSVSFGRSSEGSLYPPSVTQNSGFRHRTCMNRDTAGRSYSVCSLRRCPSSVSSDQLSASGLQQPLARESNNGFVPRFGRQNPKRIPLSSIVWNNTADSPGQTQEKMFKTQSLMEFHATDHCRNSSSLQETKKYACYHSKHHYKRSISSSNCFSRVSSPDKATSPLPFDNWENYPLYKSESNLSRSYCRDASLGKLYANQKNSYGKKDSYCSWADIPQYYSDEVFISPEASFDVIMANLNDQQWSHAKNSKFGSQCLRNDLHVYSPENAHMKRITRSASRTSSEFSEGCQPWLSCSSAVSGIRSDESVFPNLKDQTKPIGLNRNSVVVTRRNTKADFAQLEDAEGMKLSDEDMLLQSLPQQADTNYIDTQRFPSNSPASAMWQSGASLSNTVRSKRQTQAAARGDIAKMYTSNGDKRNIQMKENDCPPNSSVFSQPPCILPADKSRKEPFLPSRKEWEHNLHYGAKRESIKQDNRSTEAINQATPKRQSSLLNVASAPSTENLASSQDILSCPPERSPCSSQSSPEALSHKDNSKCLGTRSSVNCTVTESQAKAGKSAEVSRIGVTKKISQRTLQNTSTLITKDYNGQFTTSSPQIVSSGNIYTHSFDGDPKASEHSLRYFCFEKGSGKIRGNSPCVERLHKQDSLLKHSSSCSITGSPRRNSLKSPDPLVIYYTLPRKSASIAGSITSGTPISLPRESRTRCDCLGSETACRNNAFCSNQRDVSCLESNHSFLTAASLNAATSNKVYPSPLTKSPSDSVCRSTSAELTDRCKHLSRRESCEFSDCKETGNFLQKFKTTSTFTVCVDEDHIKYHELVSIYYTLPRRHSRTFCNLFRDKQEDADLPCPKENAQSPRIRNKKNEGHVSLANVFFPSNLEKEVPSYSTSALVTSQNLGTAADSEEENSHLPPGSEKICPSKSVSMVHNRKDSSAGLPLAENVLSDMVTKEISFGGPQATAIATKSGKAISAASSSQSTEVYLKEKKEIVQTATPLVSTLSTPPKPGRRLVNPLCSTSTNKSSMQKGNSEKGCQPPKLNTTKNLNSLLLHPGKKSSLGRNSNTECADVLLSPAEDRHRDGTEVKQRVNLLHQNTRLYNNKFSGLQLRADSSRKNANNLNSCSKVLSESQNKAAVVNTASNTDPLQQLDEVFSTDTDKLKNSRIKKEQIPVITQMGTDCSGLQESERHSEGSLNVNCKDKVLRVTQDQKLTESAGDENKFLSDCTRDKVKDIEKRKNRSSIKNKLAAVYKTSRKFSSKNLPPKPHISNIFSQNDGSATSLEADLPLDSLISMDSHQPFLQLDNENQNHSLDPNKNTLRPRTTENKKNENQNDPSLLVNNTNWRSFTSSYTQKEAISPKKTTMKVENRPSLTTLFPDKAVTTRNKNSQTFELKVESKSQPVSPSATTLEPLDDEKRRASSRACSPPLPLLTDKNSNTYINSCLQEDICPEQNFTSQAALGQWQNMPQSASLKNANLHSYQLHKSHAKSQRERHLSESICARDSHETFALGSNILAKDGIRGKRFKSYSELLSCDENENWASDNEKCHSTRNLMYPSVEFGIFGKEQQLAFLQNIKRSLTEGRLWRPCLLNNPGAFRDEENPINRAELLSSSSAGSKMSSTASSPREPTDIYQEDPAAYSDSDSDTTTDDEYYLDEIDKESEL, encoded by the exons atgataaaatcaCCATTAGAGCATCAGCTAAGGAAGACCAAAAACACCA gtcacaaagaattaaaaatgtcatCCCATACAAATCATCAAGCACAAAAGAACACTTCAGCTTCCTTTCTGGGGTTCAGATCACCTTTTGCTTGGCTTTTCTCCTTTagaaaatcaaggaaaaacCAGGCTCAGAAGCAACCACG ATATGACAGTTCTGCTAGCCCACCTGCGAAAGCGGAAGAAATGGCAACG GCTGAAATGTGTAATTCCCCAATGTCAGCTGAAACAAGTGgtccttcttttgatgcaaacCAAAATGAAGTGATGGAGAAAAGTACACAGGAATGGAATGAACAGCTAGAGGAGGAATTTTTCAGCA tTCTAAATGATCTAGATGACCAGCTGGCCCAGGAACAAGCCAAAGACCCATTGGACAGGACAGTTTCTACTGGCAGCGCATCAAATATCCAATACAGTAGTGTATTCCCTACTTCAAAGAGGCAGACTGCTAATAGGGAGCAACACAGAAATGACTGGAGTGACATACCTAGCATGTTTTTCCCGGATGGACTGAGAACAATAAGAGCCAAAGATGAACACAAGCTTTTCATGAGACCAAGGAAACTACACAGTGCATATATAAACTGGCACCAGACGGCCTTTCAAGAAGATAGCAAATATGGTGATACTGTTGATGGAAATCCTCATCTGCTAAGCAAAAGgctgtcttctgtttcttttgggCGATCTTCAGAAGGTAGCTTATATCCTCCTTCTGTAACACAGAACAGCGGATTTAGGCACAGGACTTGTATGAACAGGGATACAGCTGGCAGAAGTTACTCAGTATGTTCCCTTCGGAGATGTCCTTCATCAGTATCTTCTGACCAGCTATCAGCATCTGGTTTACAACAGCCATTAGCAAGGGAGAGCAACAATGGTTTTGTACCAAGGTTTGGTAGACAGAACCCAAAGAGAATTCCTCTGTCTTCTATTGTATGGAACAACACAGCAGACTCTCCTGGACAAActcaagaaaaaatgtttaaaacccAATCACTGATGGAGTTTCATGCTACAGACCATTGTAGGAATTCTAGCTCTTTGCAAGAAACCAAGAAATATGCATGTTACCACTCAAAACACCACTACAAAAGATCTATTTCAAGCAGTAATTGCTTTAGTAGAGTCAGTAGCCCTGACAAAGCTACTTCTCCGTTGCCCTTTGATAACTGGGAGAATTATCCATTATACAAATCGGAAAGTAATCTCTCTAGATCCTACTGTAGAGATGCTTCTCTTGGCAAATTGTatgcaaaccaaaaaaattcttatggaaaaaaagacagctatTGTTCCTGGGCTGACATTCCTCAGTACTACAGTGATGAAGTATTTATTTCCCCTGAAGCCAGCTTTGACGTGATTATGGCTAATTTAAATGACCAGCAGTGGTCACATGCAAAGAATTCAAAATTTGGTTCACAGTGCCTGCGTAACGATCTTCATGTATATTCTCCAGAAAATGCACATATGAAAAGGATAACAAGAAGTGCAAGTAGAACTTCTTCAGAATTCAGTGAGGGCTGTCAGCCTTGGCTAAGTTGTAGCTCAGCAGTTTCTGGTATCAGAAGTGATGAGTCAGTCTTTCCTAATTTGAAGGACCAAACAAAACCTATAGGACTGAACAGGAATTCAGTCGTCGTTACCCGACGAAACACTAAAGCAGACTTTGCACAACTAGAAGATGCTGAAGGGATGAAACTGTCAGATGAAGACATGCTGTTACAATCACTTCCTCAGCAAGCAGATACAAACTACATTGATACCCAGAGATTTCCCTCTAACAGCCCTGCTTCTGCCATGTGGCAAAGCGGTGCATCTCTCTCTAACACAGTGAGATCAAAGAGACAAACCCAAGCCGCTGCCAGAGGAGATATTGCAAAAATGTATACATCAAATGGTGATAAAAGAAATAtacaaatgaaggaaaatgatTGCCCACCCAACAGCAGTGTTTTCAGTCAGCCTCCCTGTATTTTGCCAGCTGACAAGAGCAGGAAGGAACCTTTTCTTCCAAGCCGGAAAGAATGGGAACATAATCTCCATTATGGAGCAAAAAGAGAGAGCATCAAACAGGATAATCGGAGCACAGAAGCCATTAATCAAGCTACTCCAAAGAGACAGTCCTCCCTGCTGAATGTTGCTTCTGCTCCATCTACTGAAAATTTAGCAAGCTCTCAAGACATATTGTCCTGTCCTCCTGAACGTTCACCTTGCTCCTCACAAAGCTCTCCAGAAGCACTTTCTCATAAAGACAATTCTAAATGTTTAGGAACACGCTCTTCAGTAAATTGCACAGTTACTGAATCTCAAGCAAAAGCTGGAAAATCAGCTGAAGTGAGCAGAATAGGTGTTACCAAAAAGATTTCACAGAGAACACTGCAAAATACAAGCACTTTAATTACTAAGGACTATAATGGACAATTCACTACTAGTTCTCCACAAATTGTAAGTTCTGgaaatatttatacacacagCTTTGATGGAGATCCCAAGGCCTCTGAACATAGTTTAcgttatttttgctttgaaaaaggaAGCGGAAAAATAAGGGGTAATTCACCCTGTGTCGAAAGGCTTCACAAGCAAGATAGCTTGCTGAAACATAGCAGTAGCTGCAGCATTACTGGCTCCCCTAGAAGAAACAGCCTCAAATCTCCTGACCCACTTGTTATTTATTACACTTTGCCTAGAAAATCAGCTAGCATTGCTGGTAGCATTACATCAGGTACACCCATCTCTTTACCTAGAGAAAGCAGAACAAGGTGCGATTGTTTAGGGTCTGAAACTGCATGTAGGAACAATGCCTTTTGTTCTAATCAAAGAGATGTGTCTTGTTTAGAATCAAACCATTCGTTTTTAACAGCAGCATCACTAAATGCTGCTACAAGTAACAAAGTCTACCCCAGTCCTTTAACCAAAAGCCCTAGCGATTCAGTATGTCGTAGCACATCAGCTGAACTGACAGACAGATGTAAACATCTAAGCAGAAGAGAATCCTGTGAGTTTTCAGATTGTAAGGAGACGGGAAATTTTTTGCAGAAATTTAAAACTACAAGCACGTTTACAGTTTGTGTTGATGAAGATCATATAAAGTACCATGAACTAGTTTCAATTTATTACACCTTACCACGGAGGCACTCAAGGACATTCTGTAACCTCTTTAGAGATAAGCAAGAGGATGCAGATTTACCTTGCCCCAAAGAAAATGCTCAGTCACCAAGAATAcgaaacaagaaaaatgaaggtcATGTGAGTttagcaaatgtttttttccccagtaattTGGAAAAAGAGGTGCCTTCATATTCTACTTCAGCTCTGGTTACATCTCAGAACTTAGGAACTGCTGCTGATAGTGAAGAAGAGAATTCCCACTTACCTCCTGGCTCTGAGAAGATATGTCCTTCAAAGTCAGTGAGTATGGTACATAATAGGAAAGACAGTTCAGCAGGTCTTCCATTAGCAGAAAATGTGCTATCTGACATGGTgacaaaagaaatttcatttggTGGTCCACAAGCCACTGCAATAGCGACTAAGTCAGGTAAGgctatttctgctgcttcaagCAGCCAAAGTACAGAAGTatatctaaaagaaaagaaggaaattgtaCAAACAGCCACACCACTAGTGTCCACTTTATCAACCCCTCCCAAGCCAGGCAGACGTTTAGTCAATCCTTTATGTTCTACTTCAACAAATAAAAGTAGTATGCAGAAGGGAAACTCTGAAAAAGGGTGTCAGCCCCCTAAACTGAACACCACTAAAAATCTGAACAGTTTACTCCTCCACCCAGGCAAAAAGAGTTCCCTTGGGAGGAACAGTAACACAGAGTGTGCTGATGtgctgctttctcctgcagaagaCAGGCACAGGGATGGTACCGAAGTCAAACAGAGAGTAAATCTCCTACACCAAAACACCCGTCTGTATAATAATAAATTTAGTGGGCTGCAATTAAGGGCTGACAGttcaagaaaaaatgcaaataatttaaactcTTGTAGCAAAGTGCTTTCAGAGTCTCAGAACAAAGCAGCTGTGGTAAACACAGCTTCCAACACTGATCCATTACAACAGCTAGATGAAGTGTTTAGCACAGATACAGATAAGTTAAAGAattcaagaattaaaaaagagcaAATCCCAGTGATTACTCAGATGGGTACGGATTGTAGTGGTTTGCAGGAATCAGAGAGGCACAGTGAAGGCAGCCTCAATGTTAACTGTAAAGATAAAGTCCTCAGGGTTACACAAGATCAGAAGTTAACAGAGAGTGCAGGAGATGAGAACAAGTTTCTCTCTGACTGCACAAGAGACAAAGTCAAAgatatagaaaaaagaaaaaacaggtcttcaattaaaaataagctgGCAGCTGTTTACAAAACAAGTCGaaaattttcaagtaaaaatttACCCCCCAAACCGCACATCAGTAACATTTTTTCACAGAACGATGGAAGTGCCACTTCTTTAGAAGCAGACCTGCCCCTTGACTCATTGATTTCAATGGATTCCCATCAGCCATTCCTACAATTGGACAATGAAAATCAGAATCACAGTTTAGATCCTAACAAGAACACATTAAGACCAAGAACAACTGAGAAtaagaagaatgaaaatcagAATGATCCTTCTTTGCTTGTTAATAACACCAATTGGAGGTCTTTTACAAGCTCATACACCCAGAAGGAAGCTATCAGTCCTAAAAAAACTACCATGAAAGTGGAAAATAGGCCAAGTCTTACAACCCTATTTCCAGATAAAGCAGTAACCACAAGAAATAAGAATTCCCAAACTTTTGAACTCAAGGTAGAAAGCAAAAGCCAGCCCGTCTCTCCAAGTGCTACTACATTAGAACCACTGGATGatgagaaaagaagagcaagcaGTCGTGCCTGCAGTCCTCCCTTACCACTTCTAACTGACAAAAACTCAAACACATACATAAATAGCTGCTTGCAGGAAGACATATGTCCAGAGCAAAACTTCACTTCCCAGGCAGCGCTCGGCCAGTGGCAAAATATGCCTCAATCTGCTAGCTTAAAAAATGCTAACTTGCATAGCTATCAGTTGCACAAGAGTCATGCCAAAAGTCAGCGTGAGCGTCACCTTTCTGAGAGTATTTGTGCTCGAGATTCCCATGAGACTTTTGCCTTGGGAAGCAATATTCTAGCAAAAGATGGTATACGTGGGAAGAGATTTAAATCTTACTCGGAGCTGTTGTCTtgtgatgaaaatgaaaactgggCATCGGACAATGAAAAATGTCACAGCACTAGAAATCTCATGTATCCATCTGTTGAATTTGGTATATTTGGCAAAGAACAACAGTTGGCTTTCCTGCAAAATATCAAGAGGTCACTCACAGAAGGGCGATTATGGAGACCTTGTCTTCTTAATAACCCTGGTGCTTTCAGAGATGAGGAGAATCCTATAAACAGGGCTGAGCTTTTGAGCTCAAGTTCTGCTGGGAGCAAAATGTCATCAACTGCTTCATCCCCCCGAGAGCCAACTGATATCTATCAGGAAGACCCAGCAGCTTATTCAGACTCAGACAGTGATACCACCACTGATGATGAATACTACCTAGATGAGATAGATAAAGAATCAGAGCTTTGA